cagaaacacagcaagGCGGAGTTTGTTCTTGTTCCTAGTTTCTAATGAGACACAATGTGGACACATTGGATATAGACTCCCCCCGTTGGCGGACTGACCATCAGCAGGACCCCGTACTTCAGTGGCCCCGTGGTCTGGACGGACTCCTGCTCCTCGGCGTTACTGTACTCCCAGGCCACACCCTTCTCGATCACCACACGGGATTCTGGGAGCTCGTCTTCATCGTTGAGGAAGAGGTGACCCGTCTCCAGGTTCTTCACCGCTGCAGCAGTACAGAGAAGAATAAGAAGCCGCAGAGGATTGTCACGTCGGAAGAGAGGATCTCCACCTGTCTGCTCTCTTACCCAGGACGTGAGGAGTCCCCTTGAACTCCTGGATCAGCAGGTGTCGCGCTCCTTTAGGGATCTCCAGGATCTTCAGGTAACCTGCGTCATTGAAGAAATGGATCAATCCATCGATAAGTTATTAAAACTCCAACAGGAACGTGATCATGAGTTCAACAGCACCACCCGTCCACGGTCGCTTTTTTCGTTTGTTACATTCCCTGATCTCATACGAGGAACACGAGGAAACGCTAAAAAACAGATGTTGTTCACACCTGGTTTCTTTGTGCTGCGGGTGAAGTTTCCTTTTATGATCTTGCAGCTGGAGTTATCTCCGCCACAGACTCCACATCTGTCCTCCTGTCGGTCTGAGGCGATCTGTCCGTCACAGCCCAcgtgctgcaggaggagagaggaggcgaggacgcaaggggaggaggcaaggagacaggacaggacacaaGGTGAGGTAATAGGAGGGAGGAAACACAATTTTGTGCAAGAGGTTTTTACAGGACAAAACAGACGACAAACTGCAGAGCAACAAACTACACTAACGCTGTGTTTCATGCTAAAGCTAGTCTAGcacacgggaaaaaaaaagtaaaagccaCAATAAAGACCTCACACTCTCCTCGGACGCACACGCTGTAGGCGTCGCCGTAGGAACACGGCGTCCCATCATGCACCATTCTGTTCATGGAaaccgccgccgccgtctcCTCGGACTGACAGTGCAGACGACAGCGCTCGTCAGCTGCGGAAACACgggtcacgtgtgtgtgttaggacagagctgctgtctgtgtgtaaagtgtgtgtgtgtgtgtgtgtgtagtgtgtataTTTACGGTCTGGGTGTTGATACGGCAGCCAGTGATGTTTCTTTCCCTCATGTTCAAAAAATGGATTCCAGACTTTACACTGATCctccctgaaaaacacacacacacacacacacacacacacacacacacacacacacacacacgtctgtgtcATGACACGCCTCCTCCATCACATCCTGTGGCGTTTTACCGCCAGGCCGGACTCAGACCGCGAAGAAGAAGAGCGAGCAGAGCGTCGATGTACTGACCTGAAGTCAGTCAGCGGCGGACACTCCTCTTGGCTGCACAGCTCAAACTCGTAGCTGTTTCCGAAGCAGGTGCGCCCCCCGTTGGCTGGACTGAGAACAGCAACAGGTTAGTGTCTCTGGTTGGTGCGTGTGATTCTGCGACACAGACGACTGACAGCGAGCTCACTCACACCGGGTTGTCGCAGCGCCTGGCCCGAAACCTGACGCCGCCCCCGCAGGTCCTGGAGCAGCTGCCGTACGAACTCCAGGTCCCCCAGCCGCCATCTTGTCTCAGGAGGTTGGGGGTCAACTTTATGCAGAAACCTTTGAAACAGTGCTTCAACGAGACACAAGTGTTACCACGGAGACGTTAGTTTATGACAGAGGCGGGAGTCGAAAGAGGCTCATTCGACATAAATGAAcaggtcagtgatgtcatcgtcagcctcctcttcatcacatgATCAGAGTCAGTTCAGGAGAACTGACTCTGTATGCAAATGAGCAAAAATCATGGGGGACTGTTGGTCCAAGAGGCTTCAAGTTCAAGTCAATCCAATCAGGCCTTTTCCTAAACTGCATCTTTGATCCTATGTTACGGCGGCACCATCTGGATGATTGGTCTTATATCTTATATCTTATAATACTTTCCTTCAACATGCAGTTGTAAGCTGCTACCATGGAAACATATTCACACTCTGAGAGAAGACACATGTTCTAACTCGATCATCAGCAGAGAAAACTGACGTTATGAACTTTTatcattaaagccccagtgtgtatttttttaaattttctggcagcatctggtggtaaagttgcaaaccgcaaccaactgagcgacagacaggggacactttatggtggcgcaccgctgattccatttccggtttccggcagcgtctttaaaaattaatttgtgcaacaactgtattcaacacgacgtagcgaGAGACATGGAcactcacacggaggtcaggtccactTCATGTCACtatgtttaactcattcacagttgacgaaaaaagattggttctttgttgcaggcgattatacatatatgaacacataattatggaaatatatatttaatgtctgtgaataagttcttctaaatattacacacagcTTTACCCGATAAATTACTTTGGTTGCAGCGTAAAAACACAACGAAAATAATTCTTTTTGGTTTGTGATCTACTGACCCCAAATGGATCAGTGGTTTTTAGCGTGTACATACTCGTTACTTGACAAACGAAAACACTGCGACGTTTCAGATCACGTCAATCTGCCGCGTCTGATCCCAAAGACTCATCTGGGACAAATCAGACCTCGTCCCTTCAACCCTCCATGACCTCGGTGTGTGTCCTCACCTTCCCCAGTCCACACCTGGTGCCGTCCAGAGGCGGACCTTTCTTGGTCTTACAGTAGAACGGGTTGTGGTAGTCGCTGCACCACAGCTGTTTGCAGGGTTCATGGTTCGGGTactggagacaaacacacaaggacatATGTAGACAAATGATCCAATCATAAATCCTGAAGATCAGACAGAAacgagaagagaaaaacatcGTTCAGTAAAGGCATGAAGAGAAGAAGTGTCACTAAAAGACCATGTgtggaaacatgttttaaatcacTGAGCTGAAAGAGTGAAACACAACAATCTCATCATCATGTTGAAATGTTGGAAACAAGGAGTCAGACTCGGATTAACGTGTGCGTGTGATGCCTCCTGTCTGACGTCACCCCGCAGTTAACCTCCTGAACAGATGTTGGTCTCCACCCTGAAAACATCTGTACACGTCTTCATTTCAGTATGTTACATCCATTTGAGCCGTTCTCCTCAGAAAACTGCTGCTCGTCCGTCGTCTCCACCAAATGACACGTTGAAAACCAGCGAAACTGCTCGTTCACGTGTcacattgtttctttctttaataCACCTTTGGTTTTAACATGCTGGAACCTTGAGAGTCGGCACTGATGGAAcaaagtcaacaacaacaacaacaacagccaacaAACCTGACGTCAAGGTCTTTATAGAAATCAGAATAATTTTTTGTCACCACTGAGCTCTGTGATCCTCTCAGTTTGTGTCTAACGTCACATCGACGTCACGTTCTACATTTGTGCATCGGATAGAAAATACACTGAATGttctgaaaataatttttaaaatattcgAATGTTAGGCCTACTGCtctgaacattttaatgaaataaaagtttttttttatcgattTGATTAGTAAACATTTTTGGCCCTGCAGTTACATCCTCTCGGCAGCAGGGGGACGTGGGCAAATCAACACGTTTCATCATGCCGGCAGTGTCGATGAAAAgtgaggggtcaaaggtcacctcTCATCACATGATCaggttacagacagacagacagacagacagacagacagacgtacTGCGGTACAGAGACTGTATCCTGGTCCAAAGTCGAAGAGACACTGTTGCTCCATCGAGTACTGGAACCCCGGCAGCTGAGGCTGAGACGGCCACTCGTGGTTGAAAGGGTCGTCACGGAGACAGTCGTAGGTGCtgcaagaagagagagacggacgggaCAGCTTTGTCAGAAACTTTTACCTtgaattttaattattaattttttattgttattattactagtCTCATAATTTCCATGTGCAGGACTCACTTCAGGTACTCGTGCAGCTCCCTCCAGCTGCACCTGGACCAGTGGTATCGATGGAAAGTTGCCTGAACCCGCGGAGACATGATGCTGCCGAGGAGCACGTCGTCCTCGCAATCATTCGCCTCACCATCATGTTTCATACCTAAcctgaagaaagacagacagacacacatatagatagacaggcaggcagacagacagacagacacacatacagacagacagacaggcagacagacaaacagacaggtaaTGAAGTCAAACTGCCTCAGATTCTTATCGacaacaatatgttcaaaataaagtaaaatttcTATGTTGTGGTAAGAATCAGGTCGTCCAGAGACATTGTCATGTTGTCGCctcaccagactttgaaattcaaaaattcATTGAATCTCTACTTTTTCTACTCTCATTGAAtttcttctgtctctgactTTGACCCTTCACATTTCGAAGcactgagtgtttgtgtgtttgtgcgtctcaCACGTGTCCTGTTTCATGTGCCGCTACGAAGGCCGAGGAGAATCCATCCTCCAAGACCAGGACGCAGCTCCGGTGTAGGTGACACATTCCTGTGACAGGAGCATaacctgcagacacacatcCAAAGGTCAGAGGGTCAGGGGTCATCGGGGACATGTTGGTCAGCAGCAGCGGTGGTAGCATTAGCTGCAGTACCCTGCATGCCGGAGGGGCCGAACTCCTGCCGGGTCAGGTAGATGGTGTGGTCGTGCTGCTCGGCGTgactctgctccctctgctggagaTAAGACCAACCGCAGACGTTCTCCAAACTCTTCTGAGGGTTCCCCACAGAGATCAGCTCCTGGGACTGACGGACAGACActcgttttttgttttactgtttaaaacagtttattttGAGAAACTTTGGAGTTTGATACCTTTGATGGAGACAACATGATGATTCTGACCAGCACAACATTGATGTTGGCGCCCAGAGAATGGTCCTGATAGATCTCATTAAcctggaacagagagagagagaggttctcTGTGGAGCGGACATTTTAAGAAATACCAGAACGTCATCTAAGCACCGTCTTCAGAATCTGACGTCGGTCCTCCTGAACCTTTCTTGTGGCAGAGGAATGAGGTCCATGTCACTTTCTGTACAGCACTGGTCCAAAGGTGCGGTCACCATGGTAAACTGGTTCCAGGTGTGAGATCAGACAAAGAGCGCTTCAATGGCCTTGTGGCAAAGATGTAAATTGGGGCTCTTGGGTCCAGACATGGCAGAAGAGGTCAAAGGAGACTAGACTTGACTCACAGGGCCGAAACCAAGCTGATCCCAAACTTACACTGGGGCCCGAGTCCACCATTCTACTATATCCATGGCAACATGTGGAACTTCTAGGGGTGAAGGACCTGGATTTGATTTGACACATGCAATACAATACGAAACATGAGGGCTCACCTCGCACGCCATCATCCAGAGATAATGAGCTCGACagagaaatcaaacaaacactggaCACACTTAGCTCGACAAAGCTACGTCCAAACTGAGCAAAGAAGATAACACAGTCAGTCGCCTGCTTCATGTGCAAAGACCCGGGTCAATACAACGCTGTGGAAAACAGAGGTTTTTGTTACACGTTGAAGACACTGGAACCGGGAATGTGACTTTGTGGCGCTGCCAAGTTTGAAGATGAGTAATCTTTGAGTTCACCAGAAGAGAGTTTGCACTCTCTGCTTCCGTTCTTTTCATATCAGCTTTGGTTTCCTGTCAGCTGTACGTCAGGACGGACCTCTGTTGTTTACACACTGCAATGCTCGGACTTCCAGATGTTGTAGAGATGGGAAACGCACCCTTGACTTTCTCCAGTTTTGTGTCGACGTCCCACTGTTCCTGCTGATGAAGTTGCCTAAATAAATGAGATTCTCCACAAACTATGAACTGGGAACATTTGGCTGAGGCTTCTGTCTGTAAAGACGTAAACTGTCACCTCTGGGGGAACCTTTCCTGTATCCCAGGGGACTGGTGGCCGGCAAGTTGGCAAAAGCTGTGAAGGAAGTCACGCGACTGAAGGAGGAGGCTCCAGGAGACCTCAGAGTCATGTGCAGGACAGAAAGACTTCTGTGGTTCTAGAGGCAAGAACTCATGTGGGGGGTGAGTATGAAAGGGCTGTTGTCcacagggggagggggcgcACAGAGTTGGAAGGGCTTGGGGAAGCCTGACCCATCTCTCAGGCTCAGGTCTGAGGTCTCCGAGAAGCTCAGGAGTGCCTGGGATTCCCACTCGAGAGGTTGACAGCTCGGGATAATGTTGTGCAGTCTGTGTTTTCAGGTCAGTGTCACATGGTGTGGGTCTGTTCATGGTAAAGGAATGAAAGCAGATAAACCTCGTATCTCTGACAGTTACACTGCCTCTTTACTCTGCTGGGTCTACGAGTCCATCGTCAGGCCACACCAGACTCACCACGACTCACAACCGAGGCAACAAAGATCATCTAGACCATATTCACCTCTACAGAAGATTCTGTGTGATTCATGCCTGCACCTACTATGTTCATCAGAGTCAGAAGATATTTCTGAATGTGGTCTCGGCCGTGGAAGAGAAGGACGGAATAGTCCACCGCTAACaacacctggaggaggagggacagagagcgACGGGGGCAGTTAGCGTTCGGTAAACCCTCCATTCAGCGGTTCATCGTCCTTTATATCGAACTGTGCACTTACCTCGATGTTGAAGAGCTCCGCCTCTTCTATGTAGCGCCGTCGTCGGGATGAGCCAAATGTTTGCCACAGGCCCAGAGAACCTAAAAGGGGAACTGGAGACGAACAAGAGAAGAACGTATGTTTCAATTGTCTAAGTCTTGGTTTAAGCATTGTGTCGGTGTCAGTACCGACATGTTGGTTTTCTCTCATAACCTCCAGAGTCGCCGtgtgtccctccctcctcagatGTGGATCACATGGTTTGGTGTAAAGTTAAAAACCAGATGAGTCTTCAGTGACCCGAGGACAGGCAGAAACAgatgtttgtttaaatatatcAGTGACTGGGAAGCAGAATGAATCGCTGGGTCAAAGTCATTTTACACTGAAGCACTAACATACTGTTGTTCTGTGTTCTCATTGGTTCCACTGGCCGCGGCTGCTGATTcgacatcacacagactgaaGCCTGGTTCCTTGAGAGGGCGCGAAGTCAAAGTGTAAcaacctgcagacacactgtgTTTGTCACACGAAGACCGAAGCACGTTTCCATCCATCATGACACTGGAAGTCGGACGAGACAGAGTTTATCCAACGTTTTCACGCAGACTAAACACTAACTGTCGTCAGTGGAACCTCCTGCATTCAGATGGAGCTTCAGTTTCTCTTGTCATCCAGGTGTGACGGTGTCTCTGCTTCTCACATCGCCCACTGATGTTTCTCATTCTGTAAACAACAGCAGTGGCTGTTCTGGTCTGAACTCCCGGAcgcgtgtttgtgtctgacgGCGACGGCGAGGTCACACCGTGCCGCCGGAGGCTCGGGCTGAGGTGACCTGAGGCGAAAtgcaactccctcctcctcattggCTGGTGTTGTTGTGACGACAAACAGAtttcagagagtcagagagcgagagaacgaACGAGTCGGGAGACGAACTATCAGTCAACTCGGAGGCCAAACCTCCAAAACCTCCAAGAATCTGACACTCGGAAACTCAAGACTGCCAcgtcgcagtgtgtgtgtgtgtgtgtgtgtgtgtgtgtgtgtgtgtgtgtgttttgtaaagcTCTCGTTGTCTCTGCCAAGTTTCCTGGAacagtttcagtgttttcagtttgattctttccttctgcagaaACAACTCAGCAGATATTATGAAGGATTTTTCAACAgaccacactgtaaaaaaaaacaacgtaagtcagttcagttcagttcagtgctGGTACGTACAGATGATAacaaatgaatataaatcaaTCGGAACCACAATTACAACATATGAAATGCCCACGAGACGCTGGAGATTGCGGAACCGAAGTTCGTTAACATGAATGAACGTGAATAAAACGAATTGCAGCTTTAATGTGCTTCACTACAAACTCGAATGACGCCTAATCTGTCCtgccatgttaaagaaaagtcCTGAATCCGCCTGTTTATCCGATTCGCCCCAAAATGTGACGGGTTCTTCTTCGGATCGTGACCCAGCGCTGCACAACATGTCATGAAATACAGCTTGGCAGTGAACTTTAATATGTGACAGAGCTGATACACTGAACATGTCATCATGGTGAGTTCAGGTACGACGAGCGTCCGTGGACTTAAATGAAACATATACAAAGTCGTATAGATAAGGGACGGATGAATCGCGTTTTGTTATGGAGTCATCAGGTCACGTACGAGTCACGACCTCAGATCTGAGTTAGAAGGTGAAGTTTTCTGTGCGTCTTACCTCTCAGGAAGTCGTCagcagtttgattgacagctgcttgattgacagctgcttgCCTCTTGACTGCTGAGGAGCGATAGATGATGTGCCGTcgccctccctcttcctcctcctcctcctcctcctcgctttCTCCTCCATCTGACCTCCTCCGGTCCCACGGCTCGATGAAAAACTCCTCCCGACCTGTTCGGATCATCCCTGCCTGGTtagagacacagagagcgaCATCTACTGTTAATCTACTGTTGATCTACTGTTGATCTACTGTTGATCTACTGTTGATCTACTGTTAATCTACTGTTGATCTACTGTTAATCTACTGTTAATCTACTGTTGATCTACTGTTAATCTACTGTTGATCTACTGTTAATCTACTGTTAATCTACTGTTGATCTACTGTTGATCTACTGTTAATCTACTGTTAATCTACTGTTAATCTACTGTTAATCTACTGTTGATCTACTGTTAATCTACTGTTAATCTACTGTTGATCTACTGTTAATCTACTGTTGATCTACTGTTAATCTACTGTTGATCTACTGTTGATCTACTGTTTATCTACTGTTGATCTACTGTTAATCTACTGTTAATCTACTGTTAATCCACTGTTAATCTACTGTTAATCTACTGTTGATCTACTGTTAATCTACTGTTAATCTACTGTTGATCTACTGTTAATTTGCTGTTAATCTACTGTTGATCTACTGTTAATCTACTGTTGATCTACTGTTCACCTGACCCATCTGAAACTGACCCACAGTCAGTTTTCCTCTAGTCAGCCTCGACAACGGCCATATTCGCGCGGCGGCcattttcctcattttcctctGACGTCCCTCTCGCGGTGTGAAGATCAGCCGCCGTTATGAACAGAATCCGAcaaacttttttccttttttaatgctTCATGACTGATCAGCAGCGGAGGACACAGTGAACAGTTCACATCTGGAAGGAACATCAGGCCATGTTGCAAGGTTACACTATAGATTAATGTCAGGCACGTCGAAGGGCTAACGTTATGCCGCTAGCGTCATTGCATCCAGTGCATTTTTCCTCCAggtttgaataaatgtgtcCCAGAGGTGCAGTGACATCGTTCACATCGTGTCATGTGACAAGATCAAATAGTCTTGTTAGCTCGAAGTGGCtgaatgctaacgttagctgttGTCTCATTGTAGCTAATGATCTGCCAAATGGTCCGACAGACTCCAACTGTCCACTGTGTCTCCAGCTGCTGTTCGGTCACGGCGCAgcgaaatgaaatgaaaacgaCGCAGGTTTCTTCATTGGCTTCGCTCTATGGTCGAGTGACGAGTTCAGCCATTTGGACGTCTTGACGTTGTATCAGAAACGGAGGATAAAACcattgtcgctgtgtgtgtgcagcctcagCTTCTTGACACGAGCTGCTATTGCCAAGGTTTGGCAATAAGAAAGggagcgaggaagttggacgctagctttAGCCGCAGCTAGCACATGCGCTTTGTGTgcattcctgtctgacttttttacattcaacgcgcgcgtgtgtgtgtgtgtgtgtttgtgtgtgtgtgtgtgtgtgtgtttgttcagaagAGGTTTTGTCGAgggaagaacgggcaaatattccCGTCGTCCGCGCGAATGACGCGAATGTTTCTGCGACCAAACTCAGAAACTCgccagagaggaaaaaaacgtgATCTGTACCAAGAGTTGAGCGGAACAAAGTCACGTCACTCAAAACACAAACGGAGACACTCATTCTGCTCCATGATTTATTCGTTGTGTCCACATATAATCCATAATCTGACCCTGTGTTATCAGCAGTCGCTGCTTTAGCTGCAGTTTTCCGTCAGCGACGGCAGCAGGAAAATATTCGtgttattttttccttcctcctcctcgtccacttTAAactcctctcatctgtcctgcACATCTGGATGAAATCAGCCGGCGCTGCCCACGCTGTAAGAAGTGGCGGTAAACTCATTTCGCTGAGGTAAAGTGGGTTCAGTCCTTCGTGGTTCGCAGTGTTTGGCCTCTTCCTCCGCTCTCACATGCATCTACTTGTTTCTATTCACCGAGTTCTACTCTGCGGCGAAGAAGTGGAAAAGGTCATGTTCCTCTTTTGTTATGTTCCTTCATTCTGTCTTTAATTTGTGAGTGAACTGGTTTTGCTTAATCAAATAACCGGGATTCAAATCTGTTTTCCCCGGTGCTGATGAGGTTTGAGACGGACTGTCTGAACATCTGCCTCCATCAGCATGTGGAGCAGCAGCTTCTTCACAGGAAGATGATGAAGGTTTCTGGACGGTTTTGtcgttttattatttttgatatggTATTTTTTTCGAGTCACACGTCACTTAAACGTATTTAATGTCATTTCCTTTAAGTTTGGTCATTCTTCAGCAGGTCGGACATCGGCCCGCGTCACCGATCACTTGCGGCAGCTCTGTTCACTCGtctttgagtttgtttgttttgaatttttaagTATTTCCTGGCATTTTAATTATACATATTAATTATATGACTGATGcagtgaaggagagacaggaaacaggaagagggaggaggcgtACGACCGGCCGGGAGTCGAACCAGGGACCTGATGATCTAACCGTTCGACTGCCaggtcatgtttttattcatacatattATCATTCATTTCATCCACCTACCAGTCCGTCACAGTTGCTGATGGCGACAGACGTGTCCTCCATGTTGGACACCTCCCCTGTGTAGAAGCAGCCGATGTCTCCTATTGGCTGAGAGTGAAGGTGTCCTGACTCCTCCCACTCCATTGTGGCGGTGGGGGCGACGAGACGAGAGTTTGGACGCAGCCGCAGGTGGAGCTCCTGACCGAACACTGTGACGTTGTAGTAAAGCCCCGCCTCCTCAGGCATGTAACCCCGCCTCATCCAGCTATGAACCGACTGGTTGGATGGTGACGCATATGTGGGCGTGGAAGAGGGTATTATGGGCGTGTCTggttgtgtctgtcttttgtgtCTGACATTGTCCATGTCAGTGGGCGTTTCCCCTGCGTGGTGGGCGTGTATTTTAGTGCGATGCGGGTCGTGGGCGgagactgacactgacaggaagtgcCCCACTGAGTTGGTCCTGATTGGACGGATGACGGCAAACTCTGACAGAACCTGGTGAAGAGAATCTGACGAAAGAAAAATCTATgaacttttcacatttcaccacTTTATCACTGAGTCACTGAATGTACGACAATGTGGAACGTGTCAGCGACGTAAAGTGACAGAAGGTGAAGAAAAATTGAATTAAGTTTATTCATAAGTAGTACACGACTTTTATCGACCTGGGGGCCCACAAGAgtagaaagacaaaacacacacaaacacacacacacacacacacacattgtgatgAAATAAGATCTGAATCCTTCACATTCTCCAAATACCAGAGAGATGATAACCACAAAGATGTATACGAAAACAAATGGACAGAATTTTCCTGTGAGtcagacacaaaacagaaagagaacggacagagaacagactgtgaacagacggaggacagacagagaacagacggaggacagacggagaacagacagaggacagacagagaacagatggaggacagacagagaacagacagagaacagacggaggacagacggagaacagacagaggacagacggaggacagacggagaacagacagagaacagacagagaacagacggaggacagacggagaacagatggaggacagacagagaacagacggaggacagacggaggacagacagagaacagacagagaacagacggag
The sequence above is a segment of the Scophthalmus maximus strain ysfricsl-2021 chromosome 2, ASM2237912v1, whole genome shotgun sequence genome. Coding sequences within it:
- the LOC118301259 gene encoding A disintegrin and metalloproteinase with thrombospondin motifs 2 translates to MECRHGLLIIVFLLQTNCLHSVYISDNTDSLHQVLSEFAVIRPIRTNSVGHFLSVSVSAHDPHRTKIHAHHAGETPTDMDNVRHKRQTQPDTPIIPSSTPTYASPSNQSVHSWMRRGYMPEEAGLYYNVTVFGQELHLRLRPNSRLVAPTATMEWEESGHLHSQPIGDIGCFYTGEVSNMEDTSVAISNCDGLAGMIRTGREEFFIEPWDRRRSDGGESEEEEEEEEEGGRRHIIYRSSAVKRQAAVNQAAVNQTADDFLRVPLLGSLGLWQTFGSSRRRRYIEEAELFNIEVLLAVDYSVLLFHGRDHIQKYLLTLMNIVNEIYQDHSLGANINVVLVRIIMLSPSKSQELISVGNPQKSLENVCGWSYLQQREQSHAEQHDHTIYLTRQEFGPSGMQGYAPVTGMCHLHRSCVLVLEDGFSSAFVAAHETGHVLGMKHDGEANDCEDDVLLGSIMSPRVQATFHRYHWSRCSWRELHEYLNTYDCLRDDPFNHEWPSQPQLPGFQYSMEQQCLFDFGPGYSLCTAYPNHEPCKQLWCSDYHNPFYCKTKKGPPLDGTRCGLGKHCFKGFCIKLTPNLLRQDGGWGTWSSYGSCSRTCGGGVRFRARRCDNPVPANGGRTCFGNSYEFELCSQEECPPLTDFREDQCKVWNPFFEHEGKKHHWLPYQHPDPDERCRLHCQSEETAAAVSMNRMVHDGTPCSYGDAYSVCVRGECEHVGCDGQIASDRQEDRCGVCGGDNSSCKIIKGNFTRSTKKPGYLKILEIPKGARHLLIQEFKGTPHVLAVKNLETGHLFLNDEDELPESRVVIEKGVAWEYSNAEEQESVQTTGPLKYGVLLMVRSHGDSKVTISYKYIIQDRLRSSLESNLVQEDTIFYEWALKKWSICSKPCGGGKQYTRFGCRRKADGKMVHRMLCFNINKPRAISRSCNTDTCSSPRWVTGNWDDCSASCGQSGWQRRWVSCQQESSRGQQQRSVHSKLCLEDRPDGKQTCNRVPCPAVWRAGPWTPCSVSCGNGTQERQVACSSPGGSTGNCSLPRPITTRSCQAPPCSGDQKSAIIRWLSRSNANFTAPKISSRQRCRGDRSVFCRMEALSRYCSIPGYRQMCCKSCSEGNLSSVSPPTANSSSWISTTETITSASTSTWSDSSPIASDIISTPPPTFIVTPPPTSRSSTDFVYVEYEDYDEYSSYEDPSVPSESPDIIPTTSTTTTTSFTTTSTTTTTTTTTSSTTTTRRPRKTAPAYLFKKKTTTTKLPSATVPMVTVDGPLPLQIRMSAVPEFPITSADSVTATSLPITSSGQQSVQTNLSLTETKPAPTSSSPFFPLTRNKENNSVDEVSYQIVGLDGDVARGQQNFFVPRMPPFRERTQNKRIQELLNEKRRKDLLKRPNRSRASRTDRKQTGS